In Actinomadura citrea, a single window of DNA contains:
- a CDS encoding acyl-CoA dehydrogenase family protein, with the protein MIDFTLGEEQEELRRTVEQFARENVAPVIGDLYERGEFPYEIVAAMGKMGLFGLPFPEEHGGMGGDYFTLCLALEELARVDSSVAITLEAGVSLGAMPIYRFGSAEQKERWLPPLTSGERLAGFGLTEPGGGSDIPGGMRTTARLDGDSWVINGSKAFITNSGTDITAFVTVTAFTGDGEISTILVPNGTPGFTVGRKYSKVGWAASDTRELSFDDVRVPAENLVGERGRGYAQFLRILDEGRIAIAAVSVGLAQGCVDECLRYVREREAFGKEIGRYQAIQFKVADMETRAHTARLAYYAAAARMLAGEPFKKEAAIAKLVASNAAMDNARDATQVFGGYGFMNEYAVGRFYRDAKILEVGEGTSEVQRMLIARALGLPPS; encoded by the coding sequence ATGATCGACTTCACGCTCGGCGAGGAGCAGGAGGAACTACGGCGCACGGTCGAGCAGTTCGCCCGCGAGAACGTCGCCCCGGTGATCGGGGACCTGTACGAGCGCGGCGAGTTCCCCTACGAGATCGTCGCCGCGATGGGGAAGATGGGGCTGTTCGGGCTCCCCTTCCCGGAGGAGCACGGCGGCATGGGCGGCGACTACTTCACGCTCTGCCTCGCCCTGGAGGAGCTGGCGCGCGTCGACTCGTCCGTCGCGATCACCCTGGAGGCCGGGGTGTCGCTGGGCGCGATGCCGATCTACCGGTTCGGGTCCGCGGAGCAGAAGGAGCGGTGGCTGCCGCCGCTCACCTCCGGCGAGCGGCTGGCCGGCTTCGGGCTGACCGAGCCGGGCGGCGGGTCGGACATCCCCGGCGGCATGCGCACCACCGCCCGGCTGGACGGCGACTCCTGGGTGATCAACGGGTCCAAGGCGTTCATCACCAACTCCGGCACCGACATCACCGCGTTCGTGACCGTGACCGCGTTCACCGGCGACGGCGAGATCTCCACGATCCTCGTCCCGAACGGGACCCCGGGCTTCACGGTCGGGCGCAAGTACTCCAAGGTCGGCTGGGCGGCGTCCGACACGCGGGAGCTGTCGTTCGACGACGTCCGCGTCCCGGCCGAGAACCTCGTCGGCGAGCGGGGCCGGGGGTACGCCCAGTTCCTGCGGATCCTGGACGAGGGGCGCATCGCGATCGCCGCGGTGTCGGTCGGCCTCGCCCAGGGCTGCGTGGACGAGTGCCTGCGCTACGTCCGCGAGCGGGAGGCGTTCGGCAAGGAGATCGGCCGCTACCAGGCGATCCAGTTCAAGGTCGCCGACATGGAGACCCGGGCGCACACCGCCCGGCTCGCCTACTACGCGGCGGCCGCGAGGATGCTGGCGGGCGAGCCGTTCAAGAAGGAGGCCGCCATCGCCAAGCTGGTGGCCTCCAACGCCGCCATGGACAACGCCCGCGACGCCACGCAGGTCTTCGGCGGTTACGGCTTCATGAACGAGTACGCCGTCGGCCGATTCTACCGCGACGCGAAGATCCTGGAAGTGGGCGAGGGCACCTCGGAGGTGCAGCGCATGCTGATCGCCCGCGCCCTCGGCCTCCCGCCGTCCTGA
- a CDS encoding hydroxymethylglutaryl-CoA lyase yields the protein MTVPVVPLSGLPERVTIYEVGPRDGLQNEKAIVPAEVKAEFVTRLADAGLRTIETTSFVHPKWVPQLADAEQLLDILPRSPRLRYPVLVPNERGLDRALANGVTEIAIFGSATETFARRNLNRTVDESLAMFAPVVERARAEGLWVRAYVSMVCGDPWEGDVPVEQVVSVASRMMDMGCSQLSLGDTIGVGTPGQVTALIEALTEAGVGTDRLAVHFHDTYGQALANTLAALRAGVTVVDASAGGLGGCPYAESATGNLPTEDLVWMLNGLGVETGVDLAGLVSTSRWMAGRLGRPSPSRVVQALSPESE from the coding sequence ATGACGGTGCCGGTGGTTCCCCTCTCCGGCCTTCCCGAGCGGGTCACGATCTACGAGGTCGGGCCGCGGGACGGGCTGCAGAACGAGAAGGCGATCGTCCCCGCCGAGGTCAAGGCGGAGTTCGTGACCCGGCTGGCGGACGCGGGGCTGCGCACGATCGAGACGACCAGCTTCGTCCACCCCAAGTGGGTGCCGCAACTGGCGGACGCCGAGCAGTTGCTCGACATCCTGCCGCGCTCCCCCAGGCTGCGGTACCCCGTCCTCGTGCCGAACGAGCGGGGCCTGGACCGGGCGCTCGCCAACGGCGTCACCGAGATCGCGATCTTCGGCAGTGCCACCGAGACCTTCGCCCGCCGCAACCTGAACCGCACCGTGGACGAGTCCCTCGCGATGTTCGCCCCGGTCGTGGAACGGGCGCGCGCCGAGGGCCTCTGGGTGCGCGCCTACGTGTCGATGGTGTGCGGCGACCCGTGGGAGGGCGACGTCCCCGTGGAGCAGGTCGTGTCCGTCGCGTCCCGCATGATGGACATGGGCTGCTCCCAGCTCAGCCTCGGCGACACCATCGGCGTCGGCACGCCCGGCCAGGTCACCGCGCTCATCGAGGCGCTGACCGAGGCGGGCGTCGGCACCGACCGGCTCGCCGTCCACTTCCACGACACCTACGGGCAGGCGCTGGCCAACACCCTCGCCGCGCTCCGCGCGGGCGTCACCGTCGTGGACGCCTCGGCGGGCGGCCTCGGCGGCTGCCCGTACGCCGAGAGCGCCACCGGCAACCTGCCCACCGAGGACCTCGTCTGGATGCTGAACGGCCTCGGCGTCGAGACGGGCGTCGACCTCGCCGGGCTCGTGTCCACGAGCCGCTGGATGGCGGGCCGCCTGGGCCGTCCCAGCCCGTCCCGCGTAGTGCAAGCCCTGTCACCTGAATCGGAGTAA
- a CDS encoding biotin carboxylase N-terminal domain-containing protein → MFDSVLVANRGEIAVRVFRTLRRLGIRSVAVHTGADALARHVREADEALLIPSYLDIEAVIAAARDAGASAVHPGYGFLAENTAFARACGEAGLVFIGPPAGAIDAMGDKIRAKRTVAAAGVPVVPGRDEPGLSDAELEAAALEVGLPVLLKPSAGGGGKGMRLVRDAADLPEAIASARREARGSFGDDTLLAERFVENPRHIEIQVFADAHGGAVHLGERECSLQRRHQKIVEEAPSPLLDAAARERMGAAAVAAAQAVGYVGAGTVEYIVSADRPDEFFFMEMNTRLQVEHPVTELVTGLDLVELQLRVAAGEPLPFTQDGVRLDGHSIEARVYAEDPARGFLPTGGRVLALGEPEAARVDSGLDVGTEVGGSYDPMLAKVIVHGADRAEALHRLDRALASYTLLGVPTNVAFLRALLRHPSVVTGDLDTGLVERALDELVAGASVPPEVLAAAALERMLDLESGDDPWDVPDGWRPGAHAWAPWIITPSGGDPVEVRVQGRAGSARVAVGGEPPVAASLTRPFTLTYGGRTTSFAGARDGRTLWLGRDGHAWALSEHVRAEGGADAAAAGDGVLRSPMPGTVLAVKAAEGDRVEAGQPLVVVEAMKMEHTVTAPLAGVVAKLPVRAGAQVALDAVLAVIEEA, encoded by the coding sequence ATGTTCGACAGCGTCCTGGTCGCCAACCGCGGGGAGATCGCCGTCCGCGTGTTCCGCACGCTGCGGCGGCTCGGCATCCGGTCCGTGGCCGTGCACACCGGGGCCGACGCCCTGGCGCGCCACGTCCGGGAGGCGGACGAGGCCCTGCTGATCCCGTCGTACCTGGACATCGAGGCGGTCATCGCGGCCGCCCGCGACGCCGGCGCGTCGGCCGTGCACCCCGGATACGGGTTCCTCGCCGAGAACACGGCGTTCGCGCGGGCGTGCGGCGAGGCGGGGCTGGTGTTCATCGGACCGCCGGCCGGGGCGATCGACGCCATGGGCGACAAGATCCGCGCGAAGCGGACCGTCGCGGCGGCCGGCGTCCCCGTGGTCCCCGGGCGGGACGAGCCCGGCCTGTCCGACGCCGAACTGGAGGCGGCGGCCCTGGAGGTCGGGCTGCCGGTGCTGCTCAAGCCGTCCGCGGGCGGCGGCGGGAAGGGCATGCGGCTCGTCCGGGACGCCGCGGACCTGCCGGAGGCGATCGCCTCCGCCCGGCGGGAGGCGCGCGGCTCGTTCGGCGACGACACGCTGCTCGCCGAGCGGTTCGTCGAGAACCCGCGGCACATCGAGATCCAGGTCTTCGCGGACGCGCACGGCGGCGCCGTCCACCTCGGCGAGCGCGAGTGCAGCCTCCAGCGCCGGCACCAGAAGATCGTCGAGGAGGCGCCGTCCCCGCTGCTGGACGCCGCCGCGCGCGAGCGGATGGGCGCCGCCGCCGTGGCCGCCGCGCAGGCCGTCGGGTACGTGGGGGCCGGGACGGTCGAGTACATCGTCTCGGCCGACCGCCCCGACGAGTTCTTCTTCATGGAGATGAACACCCGGCTCCAGGTCGAGCACCCCGTCACCGAGCTCGTCACGGGGCTCGACCTGGTCGAGCTCCAGCTCCGGGTGGCCGCGGGAGAGCCGCTGCCGTTCACGCAGGACGGGGTGCGCCTCGACGGGCACTCCATCGAGGCCCGCGTCTACGCCGAGGACCCGGCGCGCGGCTTCCTGCCCACGGGCGGACGGGTGCTCGCCCTCGGCGAGCCCGAGGCCGCGCGGGTCGACTCCGGGCTGGACGTCGGAACGGAGGTCGGCGGCTCCTACGACCCCATGCTCGCCAAGGTCATCGTCCACGGCGCCGACCGCGCCGAGGCGCTGCACAGGCTCGACCGCGCGCTCGCGTCCTACACGCTGCTCGGCGTCCCGACGAACGTCGCGTTCCTGCGCGCCCTGCTGCGGCACCCCTCGGTCGTGACGGGCGACCTGGACACCGGCCTGGTCGAGCGCGCCCTGGACGAGCTGGTCGCGGGCGCGTCCGTTCCGCCCGAGGTGCTCGCCGCCGCCGCGCTGGAGCGGATGCTCGACCTGGAGTCCGGCGACGACCCGTGGGACGTCCCGGACGGCTGGCGGCCCGGCGCCCACGCCTGGGCGCCGTGGATCATCACCCCGTCCGGCGGCGACCCGGTCGAGGTCCGCGTCCAGGGCAGGGCGGGGTCCGCGCGCGTCGCCGTCGGCGGTGAGCCGCCGGTCGCCGCCTCGCTCACCAGGCCGTTCACGCTGACCTACGGTGGAAGGACGACCTCGTTCGCCGGCGCCCGGGACGGGCGCACCCTGTGGCTCGGGCGCGACGGGCACGCGTGGGCGCTGAGCGAGCACGTCCGCGCCGAGGGCGGGGCCGACGCCGCCGCCGCGGGCGACGGCGTGCTGCGCAGCCCGATGCCGGGCACGGTCCTGGCGGTCAAGGCGGCCGAGGGCGACCGCGTCGAGGCCGGGCAGCCGCTCGTGGTCGTCGAGGCGATGAAGATGGAGCACACGGTCACGGCGCCGCTCGCCGGCGTCGTGGCGAAGCTGCCGGTCCGCGCGGGCGCGCAGGTCGCCCTGGACGCGGTGCTGGCCGTGATCGAGGAGGCATGA
- a CDS encoding TetR/AcrR family transcriptional regulator translates to MTSHPAEAPPGPPNPRRAEILGAAAELFARRGYHGASIGDLGRAVGLTGPALYRHFSGKEAVLAEMLLDISERLLAEGLRRAADPDPGRALDALLSWHIAFALDNPALITVQERELDNVPEPQRHRIRRLQRAYVEEWVAVLRRLSPRPPDERTRAAVHACFGLLNSTPRSAVQGLDRAAMAGLLHGMARAALEGVR, encoded by the coding sequence ATGACGTCCCACCCCGCCGAGGCGCCGCCGGGCCCGCCCAACCCGCGCAGGGCCGAGATCCTCGGCGCCGCCGCCGAGCTGTTCGCGCGCCGCGGCTACCACGGGGCGTCCATCGGCGACCTCGGCCGGGCCGTCGGGCTCACCGGCCCCGCCCTCTACCGCCACTTCAGCGGCAAGGAGGCGGTGCTCGCCGAGATGCTCCTCGACATCAGCGAGCGGCTGCTCGCCGAGGGCCTGCGCCGCGCCGCCGACCCCGACCCCGGGCGCGCCCTCGACGCGCTGCTGAGCTGGCACATCGCGTTCGCCCTCGACAACCCCGCGCTGATCACCGTGCAGGAGCGGGAACTGGACAACGTCCCCGAGCCGCAGCGCCACCGCATCCGCCGGCTCCAGCGCGCCTACGTCGAGGAGTGGGTCGCCGTCCTGCGCCGCCTCAGCCCCCGGCCGCCGGACGAGCGCACCCGCGCCGCCGTCCATGCCTGCTTCGGCCTGCTCAACTCCACCCCGCGCAGCGCCGTGCAGGGGCTCGACCGCGCAGCGATGGCCGGCCTCCTGCACGGCATGGCCCGCGCGGCACTCGAAGGCGTCCGCTAG
- a CDS encoding FkbM family methyltransferase, with translation MLLRAYGIARSLVMYHGIPGRHRRASRLYGEFLGPDDIAFDIGAHVGGRVRVWRGLGARVVAVEPQPDCLRVLRLFFGRDRGVVLVPGAAGAEPGRAHLALSTATPTVSSMSPGWIKAVTTDRGFARVRWDRSIGVDVTTLDELIAVHGVPAFCKIDVEGFEADVLAGLSRPLPALSFEYVPSAHDASLEALDLVDRLGDYVYNYSPIETMRLASPRWLDAAELRRRLERIRPRGRSGDIYARLRESGRP, from the coding sequence ATGCTGCTGCGCGCCTACGGGATCGCTCGCTCACTGGTCATGTACCACGGAATTCCGGGCAGGCACCGGCGCGCGTCGCGCCTCTACGGAGAGTTCCTCGGGCCCGACGACATCGCGTTCGACATCGGCGCGCACGTGGGCGGCCGGGTGCGGGTGTGGCGGGGGCTCGGAGCGCGCGTCGTCGCGGTGGAGCCGCAGCCCGACTGCCTGCGCGTCCTGCGCCTGTTCTTCGGCCGCGACCGCGGCGTCGTCCTCGTGCCGGGCGCCGCCGGCGCCGAGCCCGGACGGGCGCACCTGGCCCTGTCCACCGCGACGCCGACGGTGTCCTCGATGTCGCCCGGCTGGATCAAGGCGGTGACGACGGACCGCGGCTTCGCCCGCGTCCGCTGGGACCGCTCGATCGGCGTCGACGTGACCACGCTGGACGAGCTCATCGCCGTCCACGGCGTGCCGGCCTTCTGCAAGATCGACGTCGAGGGCTTCGAGGCGGACGTGCTGGCGGGGCTGTCCCGGCCGCTGCCCGCCCTGTCGTTCGAGTACGTGCCGTCCGCGCACGACGCCTCCCTGGAGGCGTTGGACCTCGTGGACCGGCTGGGCGACTACGTCTACAACTACTCCCCCATCGAGACGATGCGGCTGGCCAGCCCCCGCTGGCTCGATGCGGCCGAGCTGCGGCGGCGGCTGGAGAGGATCCGCCCGCGCGGGCGGTCGGGTGACATCTACGCGCGTCTCCGCGAATCCGGCAGGCCCTGA
- a CDS encoding carboxyl transferase domain-containing protein: MSGPEIGSRADVAGEAFKASAAHNEALVAELRDRVDRAGRGGPERARERHVARGKLLPRDRVDTLLDPGSPFLELSPLAANGMYGDEAPGAGIITGVGRVSGRECVVVANDATVKGGTYYPVTVKKHLRAQEVALHNRLPCLYLVDSGGAFLPRQDEVFPDREHFGRIFYNQATMSGRGIPQIAAVLGSCTAGGAYVPAMSDEAVIVRGQGTIFLGGPPLVKAATGEVVTAEELGGGELHARTSGVTDHLAEDDAHALRIVRDIVATLGPREPRPWEVAPPEEPAADPSELYGIVPPDSRTPYDVREVIARIVDGSRFQEFKKEYGATLVTGFARVHGHPVGIVANNGILFGESAQKGAHFIELCDRRSVPLVFLQNITGFMVGREYEAGGIAKHGAKMVTAVACARVPKFTVVIGGSFGAGNYAMCGRAYSPRFLWMWPNARISVMGGEQAASVLATVRRDQMEARGEEWPAEEEEGFKAPIREQYEAQGNPYYSTARLWDDGVIDPLDTRRVLGLGLSVAANAPLEPVGYGVFRM, from the coding sequence ATGAGCGGACCCGAGATCGGCTCGCGCGCCGACGTCGCGGGCGAGGCGTTCAAGGCGAGCGCCGCGCACAACGAGGCGCTCGTCGCGGAACTGCGCGACCGCGTCGACCGGGCGGGCCGCGGCGGACCCGAGCGCGCCCGCGAGCGGCACGTGGCGCGCGGCAAGCTGCTGCCCCGCGACCGGGTCGACACGCTCCTGGACCCCGGCTCGCCCTTCCTGGAACTGTCGCCGCTGGCCGCGAACGGCATGTACGGGGACGAGGCGCCGGGCGCGGGGATCATCACCGGCGTCGGGCGGGTCTCCGGCCGCGAATGCGTCGTCGTCGCCAACGACGCCACCGTCAAGGGCGGCACGTACTACCCGGTCACGGTGAAGAAGCACCTGAGAGCGCAGGAGGTGGCGCTGCACAACCGCCTCCCCTGCCTCTACCTGGTCGACTCCGGCGGCGCGTTCCTGCCGCGCCAGGACGAGGTGTTCCCCGACCGCGAGCACTTCGGCCGCATCTTCTACAACCAGGCCACGATGTCGGGCCGCGGCATCCCGCAGATCGCGGCGGTGCTGGGCTCCTGCACGGCGGGCGGCGCCTACGTCCCGGCGATGAGCGACGAGGCCGTCATCGTCCGCGGCCAGGGAACGATCTTCCTCGGCGGGCCGCCGCTGGTGAAGGCCGCCACCGGCGAGGTCGTGACGGCGGAGGAGCTGGGCGGCGGCGAGCTGCACGCGCGCACGTCCGGCGTGACCGACCACCTCGCCGAGGACGACGCGCACGCGCTGCGGATCGTCCGGGACATCGTCGCCACGCTGGGTCCGCGCGAGCCGCGCCCGTGGGAGGTCGCGCCGCCCGAGGAGCCGGCCGCCGACCCGTCCGAGCTGTACGGGATCGTCCCGCCGGACTCGCGCACCCCCTACGACGTGCGCGAGGTCATCGCCCGGATCGTGGACGGCAGCCGCTTCCAGGAGTTCAAGAAGGAGTACGGCGCGACGCTCGTCACCGGGTTCGCGCGCGTCCACGGGCACCCGGTCGGGATCGTCGCCAACAACGGCATCCTGTTCGGCGAGTCGGCGCAGAAGGGCGCGCACTTCATCGAGCTGTGCGACCGGCGCAGCGTCCCGCTGGTGTTCCTGCAGAACATCACCGGGTTCATGGTCGGGCGCGAGTACGAGGCGGGCGGCATCGCCAAGCACGGCGCGAAGATGGTGACCGCCGTCGCGTGCGCCCGCGTCCCGAAGTTCACCGTCGTGATCGGCGGCTCGTTCGGCGCCGGCAACTACGCGATGTGCGGCCGGGCCTACTCGCCGCGCTTCCTGTGGATGTGGCCGAACGCCCGCATCTCGGTCATGGGCGGCGAGCAGGCGGCGAGCGTCCTCGCCACCGTCCGCCGCGACCAGATGGAGGCGCGCGGCGAGGAGTGGCCCGCCGAGGAAGAGGAAGGGTTCAAGGCGCCGATCCGCGAGCAGTACGAGGCGCAGGGCAACCCGTACTACTCGACGGCGCGGCTGTGGGACGACGGGGTGATCGACCCGCTCGACACCCGGCGCGTGCTCGGGCTCGGGCTGTCGGTCGCGGCCAACGCACCGCTGGAGCCGGTCGGCTACGGCGTCTTCCGGATGTGA
- a CDS encoding extracellular solute-binding protein yields MTRRRRWSLPHGRTAWLSAVGGAAATLVCAQALAFWPGSSYEALPSHCDRSELVVAGGTDVSLNSQRRQLIQKWNTGGNPHATLVEIAESTDSQHSQIKAMQESRGCGYDVLIMDNTWTAEFAAGGYLRPLDDIGNRSDFFPAALETGKWHGKQYAVPFNVDVGLLYRRDGAQAPRDWPHLLGSGVAMQLDDYEGLTVNALEAVWNDGGGELLTGERRPDEKTLRTRVFPALKRMAARASDPEPGTRTGGPLTASRSYDEQKSMEAFMAGAPLMRNWPYAFSTLATEPGMRDGTRLRYAVAALPGHTVLGGQNLAVSKYSPHPDTALRLVEYLSGTESQKLLFSCGGFAPGRYSALGLRPGRHAAADVQVRSCSAFTQERLDPGDVELDQAQLTELGTAVVNALDRARPRPATPHYSTFTGTFRGCVQKLFDRTGTDAETFARAVGRSLDGRTASC; encoded by the coding sequence ATGACGCGACGGCGGCGATGGTCCTTGCCCCACGGGCGGACGGCCTGGCTGAGCGCCGTGGGCGGGGCCGCGGCGACGCTGGTCTGCGCCCAGGCGCTGGCCTTCTGGCCGGGCTCCTCCTACGAGGCCCTGCCGTCGCACTGCGACCGCTCGGAGCTGGTCGTCGCGGGCGGCACCGACGTCAGCCTGAACAGCCAGCGCCGCCAGCTGATCCAGAAGTGGAACACCGGCGGCAACCCGCACGCCACGCTCGTGGAGATCGCGGAGTCCACCGACTCCCAGCACAGCCAGATCAAGGCGATGCAGGAGTCGCGCGGCTGCGGCTACGACGTGCTGATCATGGACAACACCTGGACGGCGGAGTTCGCCGCGGGCGGCTACCTCCGGCCGCTCGACGACATCGGCAACCGGAGCGACTTCTTCCCCGCCGCACTGGAAACCGGAAAGTGGCACGGGAAGCAGTACGCCGTCCCGTTCAACGTCGACGTCGGGCTCCTCTACCGGCGTGACGGCGCGCAGGCCCCGCGCGACTGGCCGCATCTGCTCGGCTCCGGCGTCGCGATGCAGCTCGACGACTACGAGGGGCTTACGGTCAACGCGCTCGAAGCCGTGTGGAACGACGGTGGCGGCGAGCTGCTCACCGGTGAGAGGCGCCCGGATGAGAAGACGTTGCGGACGAGAGTGTTCCCGGCGTTGAAGAGAATGGCGGCGCGCGCCTCCGACCCGGAGCCCGGCACGCGTACGGGCGGCCCGTTGACGGCGTCGCGCTCCTACGACGAGCAGAAGAGCATGGAGGCGTTCATGGCCGGGGCGCCGCTGATGCGGAACTGGCCGTACGCGTTCTCCACGCTCGCGACGGAACCGGGGATGCGGGACGGGACGCGCCTGCGGTACGCGGTGGCCGCCCTGCCCGGCCACACCGTCCTCGGAGGCCAGAACCTCGCCGTCTCCAAGTACTCCCCTCACCCGGACACCGCGCTCAGGCTGGTGGAGTATCTGAGCGGGACCGAGAGCCAGAAGCTGCTGTTCTCGTGCGGCGGTTTCGCGCCGGGACGCTACAGCGCGCTCGGGCTGCGCCCCGGGCGGCACGCCGCCGCCGACGTGCAGGTGCGGAGCTGCTCGGCCTTCACTCAGGAGCGCCTCGATCCCGGCGACGTCGAACTCGACCAGGCGCAGCTGACCGAGCTGGGGACGGCCGTGGTGAACGCCCTGGACAGGGCGCGGCCCCGTCCCGCCACGCCGCACTACAGCACGTTCACCGGCACGTTCCGCGGGTGCGTGCAGAAGCTCTTCGACCGGACGGGGACGGACGCCGAGACGTTCGCCAGGGCCGTGGGGCGCTCGCTCGACGGGCGCACGGCGTCCTGCTGA